In Campylobacter vulpis, a genomic segment contains:
- a CDS encoding heavy metal translocating P-type ATPase, with amino-acid sequence MREFRLKIGKMSCVNCANAIERAVKKIEDVEEVSISYTNSSGVFLLKNDTAKQSVKDKISQLGFEILQDEQNIEKLKQKELKRLKFKLLLALVLSALMMFFEMFVFNAFSYNLQLILSFVVIFYCGFDFFASAIKGLKYKSLTMNTLVALGSLSAFLYSLCVYFELFGEHLYFSGAAMIISFVLLGKFIEEKTKNKAQMYQNKLQNLEAKKAKIVLENGEIKELPSSFVKVNDILQLSQNEVSPVDGVILEGSAEVDMSFLNGEFMPVLKKAGESLEAGALIISGNLKLKASKKAMDSTLEQLKDLVFKASLFKSPLMQLIDKISAYFVGFILILAFCVFLFYLPNLEEAFLHALAVLLISCPCALGLATPLALALAFEKGAKNFILLKNPAALEILSQIKLVLFDKTGTLTQNTLTIFKHNLSDENFLKLAQIQTQSSHPIAKAIAKKSKENTLKGEITHQIGKGLIYKEDENTYLIGNEELLQGVKELEKTKQFLNTCDEFAPIRVYFAKNGICLGGVALKNALKKDAKELIDFLNLQHIKSVILSGDNEKSVAKIAKELNIDFHAKMKPEDKFNFLQNAQKEYKILFIGDGLNDAAALKKADLSISFSEASELAKNNTDIILMRENLALVKLCFRLAKRTKHIIKLNLFWAFSYNLFSIPLAAGAFSLSLSPHLAALMMSLSSLAVVLNSLRLKMDKTF; translated from the coding sequence ATGAGAGAATTTAGACTTAAAATCGGCAAAATGAGTTGCGTAAATTGTGCAAATGCCATAGAAAGAGCCGTGAAAAAAATTGAAGATGTTGAAGAAGTTAGCATCTCTTACACAAATTCTAGCGGAGTTTTTTTACTTAAAAATGACACAGCAAAACAAAGCGTAAAAGATAAAATCTCTCAACTTGGCTTTGAAATTCTACAAGATGAACAAAACATAGAAAAGCTTAAGCAAAAAGAGCTAAAACGCCTAAAATTTAAACTTTTACTTGCCTTAGTTTTAAGTGCTTTGATGATGTTTTTTGAAATGTTTGTTTTTAATGCTTTTTCTTACAATCTTCAACTTATTTTAAGTTTCGTTGTGATTTTTTATTGTGGATTTGACTTTTTTGCAAGTGCTATTAAAGGTTTAAAATATAAAAGTTTGACGATGAATACCCTAGTTGCTTTGGGAAGTTTAAGTGCGTTTTTATACTCTTTATGTGTGTATTTTGAACTTTTTGGAGAGCATTTGTATTTTAGCGGAGCGGCGATGATTATCTCTTTTGTGCTTTTGGGAAAATTCATTGAGGAAAAAACAAAAAACAAAGCTCAAATGTATCAAAATAAACTCCAAAATTTAGAAGCTAAAAAAGCAAAAATCGTGCTTGAAAATGGCGAGATAAAAGAACTTCCTAGCTCATTTGTTAAAGTAAATGACATTTTACAACTTTCTCAAAATGAAGTAAGTCCTGTTGATGGGGTGATTTTAGAAGGAAGTGCGGAAGTTGATATGAGCTTTTTAAATGGCGAATTTATGCCCGTGCTTAAAAAGGCAGGAGAAAGCTTAGAAGCAGGTGCTTTAATCATTAGCGGAAATTTAAAGCTAAAAGCAAGCAAAAAGGCTATGGATAGCACCTTAGAACAGCTTAAAGACCTTGTTTTTAAGGCAAGTCTTTTTAAAAGCCCTTTAATGCAACTCATCGATAAAATTTCAGCCTATTTTGTGGGCTTTATTCTTATTTTAGCATTTTGTGTTTTTCTATTTTATCTACCAAATTTAGAAGAGGCTTTTTTACACGCTCTTGCCGTGCTTTTAATCTCCTGCCCTTGTGCCTTAGGGCTTGCCACGCCTCTAGCCTTAGCTCTAGCCTTTGAAAAGGGCGCTAAGAATTTCATTTTACTCAAAAACCCTGCCGCACTTGAAATTTTAAGTCAAATCAAACTTGTGCTATTTGATAAAACAGGCACACTTACGCAAAATACTCTAACAATTTTCAAACATAATCTAAGCGATGAAAATTTTCTCAAACTCGCCCAAATTCAAACTCAAAGTTCTCACCCTATCGCAAAAGCTATCGCTAAAAAATCAAAAGAAAACACCTTAAAAGGAGAAATTACTCATCAAATCGGCAAGGGTCTCATTTACAAAGAGGACGAAAATACCTATCTCATAGGCAATGAAGAGCTTTTGCAAGGCGTAAAAGAACTAGAAAAAACAAAACAATTTTTAAATACTTGCGATGAATTTGCACCCATTAGGGTTTATTTTGCTAAAAATGGCATTTGTCTTGGAGGGGTAGCCCTAAAAAATGCCCTTAAAAAAGACGCAAAAGAGCTTATTGATTTTTTAAATTTGCAACACATTAAAAGCGTGATTTTAAGCGGAGATAATGAAAAAAGCGTGGCTAAAATCGCTAAAGAATTAAACATTGATTTTCACGCTAAAATGAAACCTGAAGATAAATTTAACTTCCTTCAAAATGCTCAAAAAGAGTATAAAATTCTTTTTATCGGCGATGGCTTAAATGACGCTGCTGCCCTTAAAAAAGCAGATCTTAGCATAAGTTTTAGCGAGGCAAGTGAGTTGGCTAAAAATAACACAGATATTATTTTAATGCGTGAGAATTTAGCTCTTGTTAAGCTTTGTTTTCGCCTAGCAAAAAGAACAAAACACATCATCAAACTTAATCTTTTCTGGGCTTTTAGCTATAATCTTTTTAGCATACCTCTTGCGGCAGGGGCTTTTAGCCTTTCTTTAAGTCCGCACTTAGCCGCTTTGATGATGAGTTTAAGCTCTTTAGCAGTGGTTTTAAATTCCCTAAGACTTAAGATGGATAAAACTTTCTAA
- a CDS encoding NAD(P)H-dependent glycerol-3-phosphate dehydrogenase, with amino-acid sequence MSSIAVIGAGKWGSALYHALNAKNPCFISSPTPRKMANFIPIEEALKCEYLIFALSSQALHTWLQTHFKNQNAKVLIASKGIEAKTGLFLDEIFKEFLDESQICVLSGPSFAAEVEKHLPTALMINGKNLTLCKEFANFFPPFIKTYIDDDVRGAEICGAYKNVLAIASGICDGLKLGNNARASLISRGLIEMHRFGKFFQAKEETFLGLSGAGDLFLTASSVLSRNYRVGLMLAQNKNLQEILQTLGEVAEGVETAFAIEKLAKENQIYTPIVSEVARILEGKSVKNSVEKLLKQSDWI; translated from the coding sequence ATGAGTTCAATCGCTGTCATCGGTGCTGGAAAGTGGGGAAGTGCCTTATACCACGCTTTAAATGCTAAAAATCCTTGCTTTATCAGTTCCCCAACCCCGAGAAAAATGGCTAATTTCATTCCCATCGAAGAGGCATTAAAATGCGAATATCTCATTTTCGCTCTTAGCTCTCAAGCCTTGCATACTTGGCTTCAAACGCATTTTAAAAATCAAAATGCAAAAGTATTGATTGCGTCTAAGGGGATTGAGGCTAAAACGGGGCTATTTTTAGATGAAATTTTTAAAGAATTTTTAGATGAAAGCCAAATTTGCGTCTTAAGCGGTCCGTCCTTTGCTGCGGAGGTAGAAAAGCACTTGCCAACTGCCTTGATGATTAATGGTAAAAATTTAACCCTCTGTAAAGAATTTGCAAATTTTTTCCCTCCCTTTATCAAAACTTATATTGATGATGATGTAAGAGGAGCTGAAATTTGCGGAGCGTATAAAAATGTCCTTGCCATAGCTAGCGGGATATGCGATGGTTTAAAGCTAGGGAATAATGCAAGAGCAAGTCTTATTTCAAGAGGCTTAATAGAAATGCACCGCTTTGGTAAATTCTTTCAGGCGAAAGAAGAGACTTTTTTAGGATTAAGTGGGGCTGGGGATTTGTTTTTAACAGCTTCTAGTGTGCTTTCAAGAAATTACCGCGTAGGATTAATGTTAGCACAAAATAAAAATTTGCAAGAAATTTTACAAACGCTTGGCGAAGTAGCAGAGGGCGTTGAAACGGCTTTTGCTATCGAAAAATTAGCTAAAGAAAATCAAATTTACACGCCCATAGTAAGCGAAGTTGCGAGGATTTTAGAGGGTAAGAGCGTAAAAAATTCGGTAGAAAAGCTTTTAAAACAAAGTGATTGGATATAA
- a CDS encoding amidohydrolase family protein: MIIKNAKIYGKELKDLEISQGLIQKIGENLQGEEIFDAKSLTLLPSFIDLCVYLKNDKFSLANLDLLEKECLKGGVSTILLRDVMDFDEETFGLFLQNLSHRTLQIFSSIKVKEPLKNIASMINQGAVALELESKLNANILKIAMQYALMKQVPIFTQCLNEDFDDNGVMNDCLLSSKLGLMGMSAVGELSEVAKIKEIAAFYQSEVIFDCLSLAKSLDLAQNEAVLVSIHHLIKNENACMDFNTAAKIKPPLRSETDCAFLQNALKEGKIRFLSAMHCPKSSNLKDLAFDEAAFGIHSICEYVSLCYSFLVQNDFISWEKLCEVTSLNPAKFLKLNSGEIKEGKEANLILFDENANIKAPSTSLYYEDELKGEVKHHLLKGKFVF, from the coding sequence ATGATAATTAAAAATGCAAAAATTTATGGAAAAGAGCTAAAAGACCTTGAAATTTCACAAGGACTTATACAAAAAATAGGCGAAAATTTGCAAGGAGAAGAAATTTTTGACGCTAAAAGCCTAACGCTTTTGCCCTCTTTTATCGATTTATGCGTTTATCTTAAAAATGACAAATTTTCTCTAGCAAATTTAGACCTTTTAGAAAAAGAATGCTTAAAAGGCGGAGTTAGCACTATACTTTTGCGTGATGTGATGGACTTTGATGAAGAAACTTTTGGCTTATTTTTGCAAAATTTATCACACAGAACTTTACAAATTTTTTCTAGCATTAAGGTTAAAGAGCCGCTTAAAAATATCGCTTCAATGATTAATCAAGGTGCAGTAGCTTTGGAGCTTGAAAGCAAACTTAATGCAAATATCCTTAAAATCGCTATGCAATACGCCCTAATGAAACAAGTGCCTATTTTTACACAATGCTTAAATGAAGACTTTGACGATAATGGCGTGATGAATGATTGCCTTTTAAGCTCTAAATTAGGACTTATGGGTATGAGTGCGGTAGGTGAGCTAAGTGAGGTGGCTAAGATTAAGGAAATTGCCGCTTTTTATCAAAGTGAAGTCATTTTTGATTGCTTAAGCCTCGCAAAATCCCTTGATTTAGCACAAAATGAGGCGGTTTTGGTAAGCATACATCATTTAATTAAAAATGAAAATGCTTGTATGGACTTTAACACCGCCGCGAAAATCAAGCCTCCTTTAAGAAGTGAGACTGATTGTGCTTTTTTACAAAATGCTCTTAAAGAGGGCAAAATTCGCTTTTTAAGTGCAATGCACTGCCCTAAGTCTTCAAATCTAAAAGATTTAGCCTTTGATGAAGCGGCGTTTGGAATTCATAGCATTTGCGAGTATGTGAGCCTTTGTTACAGCTTTTTAGTGCAAAATGATTTTATATCGTGGGAAAAATTATGCGAAGTGACAAGCCTCAATCCAGCCAAGTTTTTAAAACTAAATAGCGGAGAAATCAAAGAGGGCAAAGAAGCAAATTTGATTTTATTTGACGAAAATGCCAATATAAAAGCCCCTTCAACTTCCCTTTATTATGAAGATGAACTTAAGGGAGAAGTTAAACACCACTTGCTTAAGGGCAAATTTGTCTTTTAA
- a CDS encoding potassium channel family protein, whose protein sequence is MKNLTYGVIGLGKFGSVVAEELLAAGHTVVIADKDEEALKNIQNSVNYAYILDSTNVAALKEAGFHDLGVVIVSIGENVEKSILTLMALKDIGVSNIIAKATSNIHGQILSKLGATKVIYPEKESAKRLVKEFLVQSMDFEVFDLSSNTMRAVKITIDDKLAGNSLKHIAQNMHLVAYKKLNSDWEILPDLETITAFSGDVVILLGTTKELKEFEH, encoded by the coding sequence ATGAAAAATTTAACTTATGGCGTGATAGGACTTGGAAAATTTGGCTCTGTGGTGGCGGAGGAGCTTTTAGCCGCTGGGCATACTGTGGTGATAGCCGATAAAGATGAGGAAGCACTTAAAAATATACAAAATAGCGTTAATTACGCTTATATTTTGGACTCTACTAATGTCGCTGCCCTTAAGGAGGCGGGCTTTCACGACCTTGGAGTTGTGATTGTAAGTATAGGGGAAAATGTCGAAAAGAGCATTTTAACCCTAATGGCACTTAAAGATATAGGCGTGAGTAATATCATCGCAAAAGCCACTTCTAACATACACGGACAAATTCTTTCAAAGCTGGGTGCAACTAAAGTCATCTACCCTGAAAAAGAAAGCGCAAAAAGACTGGTTAAGGAATTTTTGGTGCAGAGTATGGACTTTGAAGTATTTGACCTCTCTTCTAATACTATGCGCGCGGTAAAAATCACTATCGATGATAAATTAGCAGGAAATTCACTCAAACACATCGCACAAAATATGCACTTAGTCGCTTATAAAAAACTCAATAGCGATTGGGAAATTTTGCCCGATTTAGAGACCATTACGGCTTTTTCGGGTGATGTTGTGATTTTACTTGGCACAACTAAAGAGCTAAAAGAATTTGAGCATTAA
- a CDS encoding TrkH family potassium uptake protein — protein MKQFGLDRRTFKIFLAGYIIIAFFGAVLLSFDWAHTKPISFIDAFFTSTSAVSMTGLVVKNTAADFTLLGQIIILALVQIGGLGYMGIGLFVYILIRKKVGFSGRNLLKESLLYPSMDGIFKFFKKVLLFIFIIELIGTVLFTLRFALEMDFTKALWFGFFHAVSAFNNSGFILFENGLLHYKHDLVINLLITSLVIIGGLGYFVVIELYFFQKKRLQSLSLHTKIVVFATIFFIIFSTLITFIFEYSNAKSIGEFSFFDKLLASYFAAVNYRTSGFNTLDIANFKDASLFFGSLFMVVGGAPGGTAGGMKVTTVMVLLLYAYWTLRNGRVRMFGYEIPQETINKAFIIAVGSAVYIVVAAISISLLETDFRFIALFFETSSAFATVGLSVGDGGTLSLCAKFHDASKIIIIIMMISGRIGVFAFFLSVFNQDKAIHLRYPQGRVNL, from the coding sequence TTGAAACAATTTGGACTAGATAGACGCACCTTTAAAATTTTTCTTGCGGGTTATATCATCATCGCTTTTTTTGGTGCGGTGCTTTTGAGTTTTGACTGGGCACATACTAAGCCTATATCCTTTATAGACGCTTTTTTTACCAGCACTTCGGCTGTGAGTATGACGGGGCTTGTGGTGAAAAACACGGCGGCGGATTTCACACTACTGGGGCAAATCATCATCTTAGCACTAGTGCAAATTGGCGGTTTGGGTTATATGGGCATAGGACTTTTTGTCTATATACTCATACGCAAAAAGGTCGGCTTTAGTGGCAGAAATTTACTAAAAGAGTCCCTGCTTTATCCCTCAATGGACGGGATTTTTAAATTTTTTAAAAAAGTTTTGCTTTTTATTTTCATTATAGAGCTTATAGGCACGGTGCTTTTTACCCTGCGTTTTGCTTTGGAAATGGACTTTACTAAGGCTTTGTGGTTTGGCTTTTTTCACGCTGTGAGTGCCTTTAATAATTCAGGCTTCATACTTTTTGAAAATGGCTTGTTGCACTATAAACACGACCTTGTGATTAATCTTTTAATCACTTCTTTAGTGATTATCGGGGGGCTTGGGTATTTTGTGGTGATTGAGCTTTATTTCTTTCAAAAAAAGCGTTTGCAAAGCCTTAGTTTGCATACGAAAATTGTCGTTTTTGCTACGATTTTTTTCATCATTTTTTCTACGCTTATCACTTTTATTTTTGAATATTCTAACGCTAAAAGCATAGGGGAATTTTCCTTTTTTGATAAGCTTTTGGCGTCTTATTTTGCGGCTGTGAATTACCGCACTTCAGGCTTTAATACTTTGGATATTGCAAATTTTAAAGATGCGAGTTTGTTTTTTGGCTCTTTGTTTATGGTGGTAGGGGGTGCACCCGGAGGCACGGCTGGGGGTATGAAGGTAACAACTGTGATGGTGCTTTTGCTCTATGCTTACTGGACTTTGAGAAATGGGCGTGTGAGAATGTTTGGCTATGAAATTCCGCAAGAAACGATTAATAAGGCTTTTATCATCGCTGTTGGTTCGGCTGTTTATATAGTCGTGGCGGCGATTTCTATCTCCTTGCTGGAGACGGATTTTAGATTTATCGCTTTGTTTTTTGAGACCTCTTCGGCTTTTGCCACGGTGGGACTTTCGGTAGGAGATGGGGGGACTCTTTCTTTATGTGCGAAATTCCACGATGCGAGCAAAATTATTATTATTATAATGATGATAAGCGGTAGGATAGGCGTTTTTGCCTTTTTTCTTTCTGTTTTTAACCAAGATAAGGCTATACATTTAAGATACCCTCAAGGCAGGGTTAATTTATAA
- a CDS encoding autotransporter domain-containing protein: MLSCNQQGIHNLPSYLNSHSFKSRLIPSFLALSVITALYSPLQANWVYNKPGSSPENSQNITTSSNATVQNKNWIFYTSNSGTNGNLTINHNLSASGTGTGGGVNVSNGRTVGTITIGSDGSLSTQHHGININSNANVSEISINGNLSASGNNGQGININNNANVGTITLGSNGSISSQHRRAILVNKNATINHIDIQGTITNGRGVWNDGIIGSNGSGGSSGTTTPGIKVTGNITSTSESAAALGNGGTINGSIVVENNAILTGGQKFNTNLYLAIVNDGTINGDIEIKQDATLNGGIGNTKLTYDGKVNGNIKVNGTVNGNIGNYSGTITGSIEIQENANVTGNIRLGTIGSKTAGKVEGDIIVKGTLNGDIDSSGTIGGKIQNEAKNAITIYNRPGASIANGIENKGTATIRNQGKIQSGIINDGGTLTVINDFRRDENAADGYHTIGEIGKTASGVHIENKGGGKLHINAWYFNKEDYATAEERKANALLVDGDFANISIGDSFINTKGLDVDKTYNSYSLIADKDGNAVGDKVNNGQGIDVNKLHSVSGIYSFENFGGAGQYRANINRDELSGRTLAQSIIYSQRVRNVNLSRILREATTQVFVSGKESEVNANGKSLSQLEQLHTNHRDENTKNHTFVIPYYQNFSADLGSHTGKLKSNSSGMLIATQRELPNDYGVFGVYAGFENADQKVAGQRIEMDGNSYYAGLTYNHSFYEDDLTTYFMNLTTKLDYIERDVEKTYRGYIGSASSTAKVFGYGANARVGLSHYLHNDAKITPQIGFNYLGMHNKPFTLNHLGGTREHYLAQSFNFIDAVATIKYETPWINRFKTAVALGTIFNVYKDAKGTLHLDSNVLNAELDIARLYGVVQGGVSYDLTKDSDISLGYSGIFSSANTIRSHALMFRYAWWW; encoded by the coding sequence ATGCTCTCCTGTAATCAGCAAGGAATTCACAATCTACCAAGTTACTTAAACTCTCATAGTTTTAAAAGTCGTTTAATCCCCTCTTTCTTAGCCTTAAGCGTTATCACTGCTTTATATAGCCCCTTGCAAGCAAACTGGGTGTATAATAAACCTGGTAGCTCACCTGAAAATAGTCAAAATATAACAACTAGTAGCAACGCAACGGTTCAAAATAAAAACTGGATTTTTTATACTTCAAATTCAGGCACTAATGGAAATCTAACTATCAATCATAATCTTAGTGCAAGTGGCACTGGCACTGGAGGTGGGGTCAATGTAAGTAATGGTCGCACCGTTGGCACTATCACAATAGGTAGTGATGGAAGTCTAAGCACACAACATCATGGGATTAATATAAATAGTAATGCCAATGTTAGTGAGATTAGCATCAATGGAAATTTAAGTGCTAGTGGTAACAATGGACAAGGGATTAATATAAATAATAATGCCAATGTTGGCACTATTACTTTAGGATCTAATGGTAGCATAAGCTCTCAACACAGAAGAGCCATACTAGTTAATAAAAATGCAACAATCAATCACATCGACATACAAGGAACCATCACTAATGGAAGAGGGGTTTGGAATGATGGAATCATAGGTAGTAATGGTAGTGGTGGGAGTAGTGGAACAACAACACCTGGCATTAAGGTAACAGGTAATATTACTTCAACTAGTGAGAGTGCAGCAGCCTTAGGTAATGGAGGGACTATTAATGGGAGTATTGTTGTAGAAAATAATGCTATTTTGACGGGGGGGCAAAAATTTAATACTAATTTATATTTGGCTATTGTCAATGATGGAACGATAAATGGAGACATTGAAATAAAACAAGATGCTACTTTAAATGGGGGGATTGGAAATACGAAATTAACTTACGATGGTAAGGTCAATGGAAACATTAAGGTCAATGGAACGGTTAATGGTAATATTGGAAATTATAGTGGGACTATTACAGGTAGTATTGAAATTCAAGAAAATGCTAATGTAACTGGAAACATTCGCCTTGGCACTATTGGTTCAAAAACTGCTGGAAAAGTTGAAGGAGACATCATCGTAAAAGGAACACTCAATGGCGATATAGACAGCTCAGGCACCATAGGTGGTAAAATACAAAACGAAGCAAAAAATGCCATTACCATTTACAATAGACCAGGAGCTAGTATCGCAAACGGCATAGAAAACAAAGGCACAGCCACTATCCGTAATCAAGGCAAAATTCAAAGTGGTATCATCAATGATGGTGGAACTTTAACCGTTATCAATGACTTTAGAAGAGATGAAAACGCAGCAGATGGTTATCACACCATAGGAGAGATAGGTAAAACAGCAAGTGGTGTCCATATAGAAAATAAGGGTGGAGGCAAACTTCACATTAATGCTTGGTATTTTAATAAAGAAGATTACGCCACAGCTGAAGAAAGAAAAGCAAATGCCCTACTAGTAGATGGAGATTTTGCAAACATAAGCATAGGAGATTCCTTTATCAACACAAAGGGCTTAGATGTGGATAAAACTTATAATTCTTATTCCCTCATCGCAGATAAAGACGGCAATGCCGTAGGAGATAAGGTCAATAATGGTCAAGGCATAGATGTGAATAAACTCCACTCAGTTTCAGGCATTTATAGCTTTGAAAATTTCGGAGGAGCTGGTCAGTATAGAGCTAATATCAACAGAGATGAGCTAAGTGGTAGAACCCTAGCACAATCGATCATTTATTCTCAAAGAGTAAGAAATGTCAATCTCTCAAGGATACTAAGAGAAGCCACCACTCAAGTCTTTGTTTCAGGTAAAGAAAGTGAAGTTAATGCTAATGGTAAAAGCTTAAGCCAACTAGAACAACTCCACACCAATCACAGAGATGAGAATACAAAAAATCATACCTTTGTGATTCCTTACTATCAAAACTTTAGTGCAGACTTAGGAAGTCATACGGGGAAATTAAAATCAAATTCCTCTGGTATGCTTATCGCTACGCAAAGAGAATTACCAAATGATTATGGAGTCTTTGGAGTATATGCAGGCTTTGAAAATGCTGACCAAAAGGTCGCAGGTCAAAGAATAGAAATGGACGGGAATTCTTACTATGCAGGTTTAACTTATAATCATAGCTTTTATGAAGATGATTTAACAACTTATTTTATGAATCTTACTACTAAGCTTGACTATATAGAAAGAGATGTAGAAAAAACTTATCGTGGTTATATAGGCTCTGCTAGTTCTACTGCAAAGGTATTTGGATATGGGGCAAATGCTAGAGTAGGGTTAAGCCATTATCTTCACAATGATGCGAAAATCACTCCTCAAATAGGCTTTAACTATCTAGGTATGCATAATAAGCCTTTTACTCTTAATCACTTAGGAGGCACAAGAGAGCATTATCTAGCACAAAGTTTTAATTTCATCGATGCAGTTGCGACAATCAAATATGAAACGCCTTGGATTAATCGTTTTAAAACAGCTGTGGCACTAGGAACAATCTTTAATGTCTATAAGGACGCAAAAGGAACTTTACACCTTGATAGCAATGTCTTAAATGCTGAACTTGACATCGCTAGACTTTATGGAGTGGTGCAAGGGGGAGTTTCGTATGACTTGACTAAGGATTCTGATATTTCTTTAGGATATAGTGGAATTTTCTCTTCAGCTAATACTATAAGATCTCACGCCCTTATGTTTAGATATGCTTGGTGGTGGTGA
- a CDS encoding ferric reductase, protein MRRLKAKFYKNLAFIIFILSLIFTAYAAVYNVFFVGFDLIKELYFYTGIFALVFLHLSLIFSLFKFKLTKTYPKLLGLFGGIWVFLHFFVYFVFSKNLSLLKLYDDISKRLFEGSGFVAFVIIFLMFLSSFKAFKKLENVRKLGYLCVVIASYHYFLSAKVPQFFEYLALSLALFYFALRYTKRFFARLKGAKKLPL, encoded by the coding sequence TTGAGGCGTTTAAAAGCTAAATTTTATAAAAATTTAGCTTTTATCATTTTTATTTTAAGCCTTATTTTTACCGCTTATGCTGCGGTTTATAATGTCTTTTTTGTGGGCTTTGATTTGATTAAGGAGCTTTATTTTTATACAGGCATTTTTGCCCTTGTATTCTTACATTTAAGCCTTATTTTTTCTCTTTTTAAATTTAAGCTTACTAAAACTTATCCAAAATTATTAGGACTTTTTGGGGGAATTTGGGTTTTTTTGCATTTTTTTGTGTATTTTGTTTTTTCTAAGAATTTGAGCCTACTAAAACTTTATGATGACATTAGCAAAAGATTATTTGAGGGGAGTGGCTTTGTAGCTTTTGTGATTATTTTTTTGATGTTTTTAAGCTCTTTTAAAGCCTTTAAAAAACTTGAAAATGTAAGAAAACTTGGCTATTTGTGTGTTGTTATAGCGAGTTATCATTATTTTTTATCCGCAAAAGTTCCGCAGTTTTTTGAGTATCTTGCTTTAAGTCTTGCTTTGTTTTATTTTGCTTTGCGTTATACAAAAAGATTTTTTGCTAGATTAAAAGGAGCCAAAAAGCTCCCTTTATAA
- the msrP gene encoding protein-methionine-sulfoxide reductase catalytic subunit MsrP, translating to MITPENLYKKRREFLKLGAGALLSPALIEAKLLELNFKPDENPNNFKLSDEKLATSYVNFYEFSVNKKEAVEHAKNFTTKNWEVSIEGEVEKPLKLSMEDFLAFPLEERIYRFRCVETWSMVVPWIGFELRHLIDKVKPTNEAKFVKFTTLFDKSRFPDQNAFFPTLKYPYVEGLRLDEAMNPLSILAVGMYKKPLLAQNGAPIRLVVPWKYGFKSIKSIVKIEFVKEQPVSTWQAYAPDEYGFYANVNPAVSHPRWSQADERALGEFFTKPTLLFNGYEKEVAHLYAGMDLRKHF from the coding sequence ATGATAACCCCAGAAAATTTATACAAAAAAAGAAGAGAATTCTTAAAACTTGGAGCGGGAGCTTTGCTAAGTCCAGCTTTAATTGAAGCGAAACTTTTAGAGCTTAATTTTAAACCCGATGAAAATCCTAATAATTTTAAACTAAGCGATGAAAAACTTGCGACTAGCTATGTAAATTTTTATGAATTTTCTGTCAATAAAAAAGAAGCAGTCGAACACGCGAAAAATTTCACAACAAAAAATTGGGAAGTTAGCATAGAAGGAGAGGTTGAAAAGCCTTTAAAGCTTAGCATGGAGGACTTTTTAGCCTTTCCTTTGGAGGAGAGGATTTACCGCTTTAGGTGCGTAGAAACTTGGTCTATGGTCGTTCCTTGGATAGGCTTTGAGCTAAGACATTTAATCGATAAAGTCAAGCCCACAAATGAGGCGAAATTTGTGAAATTCACCACGCTTTTTGATAAAAGTCGCTTTCCTGACCAAAACGCCTTTTTTCCAACGCTTAAATATCCCTATGTTGAGGGCTTAAGGCTTGATGAGGCGATGAATCCTTTAAGTATTTTAGCCGTAGGTATGTATAAAAAACCCCTCCTCGCACAAAATGGCGCACCAATACGCCTAGTTGTGCCGTGGAAATATGGCTTTAAAAGCATTAAATCCATAGTCAAAATAGAATTTGTCAAAGAGCAGCCTGTTAGCACTTGGCAAGCTTACGCACCTGATGAATACGGCTTTTACGCTAATGTCAATCCAGCAGTCTCTCACCCAAGATGGTCCCAGGCTGATGAAAGAGCCTTAGGAGAGTTTTTTACCAAACCTACGCTTTTATTTAATGGCTATGAAAAAGAGGTCGCACATTTATATGCAGGTATGGACTTAAGGAAGCACTTTTGA